Proteins from one Fragaria vesca subsp. vesca linkage group LG6, FraVesHawaii_1.0, whole genome shotgun sequence genomic window:
- the LOC101314867 gene encoding uncharacterized protein LOC101314867, with protein sequence MDSDRNSNRFLGFRRGDANPCQFKTIPLTVLLLLFIVADSSNASSLSKHRFLIGDPTTTTKVNSDNSTSPPDKASPVAATPPPPVKPDPDTNPTPVDDAKNKTVSAPPAKTPDLNPDPNNGTKSTPVSPPTDAGDGKNNQTQKPDPNPEKKPKENPAPKTDKKPNPVPGKTPEEDPNAKHSDSAPGSASPPPPHVEGGEVEKTKNKSDNVTNVPNVSEESCDGVSITCNNTAMVACIKSFDRESTEAVILVQNVRDSTLKGNLSAEDTMDLKIPKHKYKKIKLKMGKSNKIVLKAGKGECVLQMDPFVSEGNFFMRFPSYEKLVTPVNGAYLLIVTVIIFGGMWAFCLVRRRKQRTGGGVPYQELEMALPESASATEVVTAEGWDQGWDDDWDGDNAVKSPGGHLVGSISANGLTARSSNKDGWENNWDD encoded by the exons ATGGATTCGGATCGCAATTCGAATCGCTTCCTAGGGTTCCGCCGCGGTGATGCGAATCCCTGTCAGTTCAAGACTATCCCTTTGACGGTGTTGTTATTGCTCTTCATCGTCGCCGATTCCTCCAATGCTTCTTCGCTCTCCAAGCATAGATTTTTGATCGGTGATCCGACGACGACGACGAAGGTCAATTCGGACAATTCCACATCACCGCCG GATAAGGCTTCTCCGGTGGCGGCGACTCCACCGCCGCCTGTTAAACCTGATCCTGATACTAATCCTACGCCAGTTGACGATGCGAAGAACAAAACGGTATCTGCGCCGCCCGCCAAGACGCCGGACCTGAATCCGGATCCGAATAACGGTACTAAATCGACTCCGGTAAGTCCGCCGACTGATGCCGGTGACGGGAAGAATAACCAAACTCAGAAGCCGGATCCGAATCCGGAGAAGAAGCCGAAGGAGAATCCAGCTCCGAAGACTGATAAGAAGCCGAATCCGGTGCCTGGCAAGACACCGGAAGAGGATCCAAATGCAAAGCATTCGGATAGTGCGCCTGGTTCTGCTAGTCCACCGCCTCCTCATGTGGAAGGAGGTGAAGTAGAGAAGACTAAGAATAAAAGTGACAATGTGACCAATGTACCGAATGTGAGCGAAGAAAGCTGTGATGGGGTAAGCATAACATGCAACAATACGGCTATGGTTGCCTGCATTAAGAGCTTTGATAGGG AATCAACAGAAGCAGTCATTCTGGTCCAAAATGTACGCGACAGCACATTAAAGGGAAACCTTTCTGCAGAAGATACCATGGACCTGAAGATTCCCAAACACAAATATAAAAAG ATCAAGCTCAAAATGGGTAAAAGCAACAAAATAGTACTTAAAGCTGGAAAGGGAGAATGCGTGCTCCAGATGGACCCTTTTGTATCTGAAGGAAACTTTTTCATGCGTTTCCCTTCTTATGAGAAGTTAGTGACACCAGTCAACGGTGCTTACTTGTTGATTGTTACAGTGATAATTTTTGGAGGGATGTGGGCTTTCTGCCTGGTTAGGAGGAGAAAACAGCGAACTGGAGGTGGAGTTCCGTATCAGGAACTTGAAATGGCATTGCCGGAATCGGCTTCAGCAACTGAGGTGGTTACGGCTGAAGGTTGGGATCAGGGTTGGGATGACGACTGGGATGGAGATAATGCAGTGAAATCACCTGGAGGGCATCTGGTAGGAAGCATCTCTGCTAATGGTCTTACTGCAAGGTCTTCAAACAAAGATGGGTGGGAAAATAACTGGGATGATTAG
- the LOC101298531 gene encoding pentatricopeptide repeat-containing protein At5g16640, mitochondrial-like, with product MALSLSLMPSPYPVRFKLVQTPFSYRSRYIRTQQGRLLTSKALSCSATELAVDKRLTSSKDIGFYSHSEEPKLGFDEITSRLHVQSLVERIRALPTRETSQILSIFEQDGCFKTISEFNDMLLALAVAKMPDVALSLYSQISSYCLVPDSSTFSVVITCYCEKNDLDEAKRVLVHMIENGFNPSVATITFVIDSLCKKGRLQRALEVFEVMGRVGSKPSVQMYNCLLKGLCYVGRVEDAYDMLMKIKKGVIQPDIYTYTAVMDGFCKVGRTDEAMELLNDAVELGLILDVVAFNTLFDGYCREGRAMEGLNVLKQMKERNCIPDYITYSTLIHGLLKWGKTRNALRIYKEMVEVGFEVDERLTNDLVRGLCRRSTKEKDLLEDACELFEKLQNGVSDIDASTYGLMIQSLCMGKKIDDAMINLKQMLTVGYSPRMITFNNVIQSLCAEEKMIDALLVLGTAYKFDRVASRVSYNLLIQKLNQHGSMLEACTVYGAALKRGLIPNKKPQQ from the coding sequence ATGGCACTCTCTCTGTCTCTGATGCCTTCTCCATATCCCGTACGCTTCAAACTTGTTCAGACCCCCTTTTCATACAGAAGCAGATACATAAGAACCCAACAAGGTAGACTACTTACTTCTAAAGCACTTTCATGCTCTGCTACAGAACTTGCTGTTGATAAACGCCTCACATCCTCAAAAGATATTGGCTTTTACTCCCACAGTGAAGAACCCAAGTTGGGTTTTGATGAAATTACTAGTAGGTTGCATGTACAGAGCTTAGTTGAAAGAATTAGAGCTTTGCCCACTAGAGAGACAAGTCAAATTCTTAGTATTTTTGAGCAAGATGGTTGCTTTAAAACCATATCCGAGTTCAATGACATGCTGTTGGCTTTAGCTGTAGCAAAAATGCCTGATGTTGCTTTGAGTTTGTATAGTCAGATATCATCTTACTGTTTAGTTCCTGATTCTTCTACATTTTCTGTCGTGATTACGTGTTACTGTGAGAAAAATGATCTGGATGAGGCCAAGAGGGTTTTAGTCCATATGATTGAAAATGGGTTTAACCCAAGTGTTGCAACAATCACTTTTGTTATAGATTCATTATGCAAAAAGGGTAGATTGCAGAGAGCTTTGGAGGTTTTTGAGGTGATGGGTAGAGTTGGGTCCAAGCCCAGTGTTCAAATGTACAATTGCTTGTTAAAGGGTTTGTGCTATGTGGGGAGAGTGGAGGATGCATATGACATGTTGATGAAGATAAAGAAGGGTGTTATACAACCTGACATTTATACATACACAGCTGTTATGGATGGCTTTTGTAAAGTGGGTCGAACAGATGAGGCGATGGAACTGCTTAATGATGCTGTGGAGTTGGGATTGATACTAGATGTGGTTGCTTTCAACACTTTGTTTGATGGGTACTGCAGGGAGGGTAGGGCAATGGAAGGACTTAATGTGTTGAAGCAGATGAAGGAGAGAAACTGCATCCCTGATTATATCACTTATAGCACATTGATACATGGATTATTGAAATGGGGTAAGACCCGTAATGCGCTAAGAATTTATAAGGAGATGGTAGAAGTTGGTTTTGAAGTGGATGAGAGATTGACAAATGATCTTGTGAGAGGGTTATGCAGGAGATCAACGAAGGAAAAAGACCTGTTGGAAGATGCTTGTGAACTGTTTGAAAAATTGCAGAACGGGGTTTCTGACATAGACGCCAGTACATATGGGCTTATGATCCAAAGTCTTTGCATGGGAAAGAAGATCGATGACGCTATGATCAATCTGAAGCAGATGTTGACAGTGGGTTATTCACCACGGATGATCACCTTTAACAACGTGATTCAATCCCTTTGTGCCGAGGAAAAGATGATTGATGCATTATTAGTTTTAGGTACTGCATATAAATTTGATAGAGTAGCAAGTAGAGTATCTTATAACCTTCTGATTCAAAAGTTGAATCAACATGGCAGTATGCTAGAAGCATGTACTGTATATGGTGCAGCATTGAAGAGAGGTTTAATCCCGAATAAAAAGCCTCAACAATGA
- the LOC101292718 gene encoding elongation factor P-like yields the protein MAGMAASFSISSASPILSRPSPLSSLSFSSKSFILPMRSLNRAPLSHRFPRIMAFSSNDIKVGSNIEVDGAPWRVIEFLHVKPGKGAAFVRTKMRNYLTGNTVEKTFRAGSTMSEAAIYKETKQFTYKDGPQYVFMDLTTFEETRVNESQIGAEKTKWLKEGMDCNLLLWNDRLFDVEIPITAKLTVVDVDPGLKGDTAQGGGTKPATLDTGAVVFVPLFVNVGDEILVDTRTGQYMNRA from the exons ATGGCGGGAATGGCAGCGAGCTTCAGTATCTCGTCAGCTTCCCCAATCCTCAGCCGTCCATCACCGCTATCCTCTCTCTCGTTCTCATCCAAGTCGTTCATTTTGCCAATGCGGAGTCTGAACCGAGCCCCTTTGAGTCACAGATTTCCAA GGATAATGGCGTTTTCTAGCAACGATATTAAGGTGGGTTCCAACATTGAAGTTGACGGAGCTCCTTGGCGAGTTATAG AGTTTCTTCATGTGAAACCTGGGAAAGGGGCTGCATTTGTAAGGACCAAAATGCGAAATTATCTAACAGGAAACACTGTTGAGAAGACATTTCGGGCAGGAAGTACG ATGAGTGAGGCAGCTATCTACAAGGAAACCAAGCAATTCACATACAAAGATGGTCCCCAATATGTTTTCATGGACCTG ACCACATTTGAAGAAACTCGTGTGAATGAATCTCAAATTGGGGCGGAAAAAACAAAATGGCTGAAAGAGGGAATGGACTGCAATTTGCTCCTGTGGAATGATAGA CTTTTCGATGTTGAAATCCCCATCACAGCGAAGCTTACTGTGGTCGATGTTGATCCTGGACTGAAAGGTGACACAGCTCAAG GTGGTGGAACAAAGCCAGCTACCCTTGACACTGGTGCTGTTGTCTTTGTCCCATTGTTTGTAAATGTAGGTGATGAAATTTTGGTGGATACCAGAACCGGGCAGTACATGAATCGTGCATAG